The genomic window ACGATTCGGAGTTACGTGATTCACGGGGTCCAGAAAGAACTCTTATCTATTGCACGAGGTGTAGACCGTGCCGACGTATACAGAACAAAATTTTGAGGACCACATTGAAGCACATCTGAATCGGTCGGGCTACCAGTCATTACAATCTTCCCATTACAATAAATCCCGTTGTCTGATACCCAATGAGACGCTGAAGTTTATTCAGGACACGCAACCGGAAGTGTATCAGAGACTGGAACGCCAGTACGACGCGGATACACCAGATAAATTCCTTGATCGTGTCAGCAGAGAGATTAAAAATCGCGGGGTATTGGACGTGCTTCGGAAAGGGATTAGGGATAGAGGTTGTCATTTTAAGCTGACCTACTTCCTACCATCAAGTGGCATGAACCCCGACCACCAGCAACTTTACGCGCAGAATCGATTCTCCCTCATTCGACAGTTAAAGTATTCAGAGAAGAACGAGAAATCCCTTGATATGACCTTGTTCCTCAATGGGTTGCCGTTGGTGACAATGGAACTGAAAAATAGCCTCACCGGTCAGACGGTAGCAGATGCGGAGAAACAGTATCGGACGGATCGCGATCGAAGAGAACCGTTGTTCCGATTCAAGCGGTGTCTGGTGCACTTTGCGGTGGGTAACGAGAAGGTTTCCATGACGACCCACTTGCAAGCGGGTGGGACACGATTCTTTCCGTTTAACAAAGACATCGAAAACCCTGTGAATCCGAACGGACACAAGACCGCTTATCTGTGGGAGGACATCCTACAGCCCGATAACCTGATTGAACTCATCAACAACTTCATTCATGAGCAGGAGACCACGGAGAAGGTCTACGACCCTAACAGTCGGATGGTGACAGATAAGAAGTCCCGCGTGCTTGTTTTCCCGCGATACCATCAGTTGGACGTGATTCGCCAGTTAAAAGAGGCTGTTATCGCAGAGAAGGTCAGAAATGACTACCTCATCCAACACACCACCGGTAGCGGCAAATCCAACTCCATCGCATGGTTGGCGCACCTACTGACGCATCTGTATAGTTCTTTGGACACTACAAATCGGATCTTTGATTCCATCATTGTCGTGACAGATCGACGCGTGCTTGACAGGCAGCTGCAGAACACAATCAGGCAAGTCGCACAAGTTGAAGGCGTTGTGCATGCTGCTGATAAGAACTCTGCCCAACTTAGGGAGTTCCTTGAATTCGGCAAAGACATCATTATCTCTACAATTCAGAAGTTCAGCGTGATAGCGGAGGAAATTGGTAAGCTCAAAAGCAAAACCTTCGCTGTGATTATCGACGAAGCGCACTCCTCGCAGACCGGTGAATCTGCAAAAAACCTCAGAGTTTCGCTTTCAAAAGGGATTGAGAAAGACATAGAAGATGATGACCCCGACGAGGTAGAATCAGATATAGACGCTAAAATCCTTGAGGTGATCGAACAGCGAAGAATGCGGGATCATATCTCTTATTTCGGTTTCAGCGGTACACCAAAGAACAAGACTTTAGAATTGTTTGGGCGGAAGAACGAAGAAGGAATATTTGTCCCGTTTCATACCTACTCGATGCACCAGAGTATCAGCGAAGGGTTTACGTTGGACGTGCTGCAGAACTACACCACCTTTAAAAGATATTTTGAGCTGGTTAAAAGTGTGTCGGAGGATAAAGAGTACGAGAAGGCGCGAACGCTGCGAGCATTGACCAATTACGTTGATCTGCAACCGCACAGCATTGAGACCAAGACCCGGATTATGTTGGAACACTTCACCGAACACACTGCAAAGACGATTGAAGGGAAAGGACGGGCGATGTTGGTTACGCCGTCCCGACTGCACTGCGTTAGATACAAGCAGGAATTCGATAAACAAATGAAGGAGATGGGGCTTCCCTACGGGTGTCTGGTGGCATTCAGCGACACGGTGCACGACACTGATAACGGGGTAGATTACACGGAAAACGGGATGAATAAATTGCCACCAAGCACTTCGATTGAGCACAGTTTCAAGGAGCCGCAGTATCGGATTCTAATTGTCGCGAGCAAGTTCCAGACGGGTTTTGATGAGCCGCTGCTACAGACAATGTACGTTGATAAGCGGTTGGATGGGCTGCAATGTGTCCAGACCTTGAGCCGTTTGAATCGCGTCGCCAAGGGTAAGACAGATACGCTGGTACTCGATTTTGTGAACGAACCTGAGCAGATACAAGCAGCGTTTCAGCAATACTACCAGACTACGACACTCGCCGAGGAGACCGACCCGAATCGGTTGTATGACCTACAGCGTCAGTTGGAGGCGTTTGATCTCTATGATGAAGGTACCATCGATCAATTCTGTCGTATCTTTTATGACCCTGATCAGCCCGCCGAACTTTTACAGGGCATTCTTGATCGCGTTGTTGGGAGATGGTCAGAACTTGAAACAGATGATAGAGAAGAATTTCGTTCTACCTTACAGGGTTACATTCGCCTCTACGGATACATCTCACAGTTGATTACCTTTACGGATGTAGCGTTGGAAAAGTTGTATATCTTCAGTCACAGCCTCAACAAGAAGCTGCCGAAACGGGAGCACCCCGACCTACAAGATGTCCTTGATTCTGTGGACTTGGATTCGTTTCGCGTGCAGAGGATACATGAGGAATTACAACTCTCCCTTGAAGAGGAAGATAGCGAGGTCGAAGGATTTGGGGGTGATGTCGCTCCCCGCAGGGACCCCGAACAGGATTTCCTCTCCAATATCATTGACACGCTGAACAGTACCCATCACACGGATTTTACTGCAGAAGATAAGGTTGACCTTGCGAGCATTCACCAAAAAATGCACGAAAACGAGGAACTTCGACAGGTAATCGCCGGAGATAATACGGAGACCAACAAAGAATATAAGTTTAATCAGGTGTTTGATGAGATTTTATTGAGTTTCGTCAATAGTAGGTTGGATCTCTTCACGAAATTATCACAACCAGAGATCAATAAGGATCTCAAGCGCCAACTCTATCAAGCCTATCTTGAGCAATCGTCCTCTTCTGTAGAAGCGACCTCCCCGTCGCGATCTTCCTAACTCCGATTCCCGACATCTTCCCTTGACCCTTTTTACCAAATCGGTTATGATGATAGACGTTTATTGCAGCATCAAAATAGAGTGTATTCCAAATAATAAATGTCAAACAGGACCTACGCAGCTCCGTTGCTGGCGAGGTTTGAAACCTCGCCAGCGGCGTGTAGAATGTCCATAGTCATCGGAAAATTGCGTAAGTCCTATCAAAAATAAAAAAGGAGAAGTTCTTGTGCAAGACCTCCAAGATTTGATTACACGGCAACCCTACACGCATCTTATCACACCCAAACGGATTTTGTTTGTGATTCTCGGTGTGATAGTCTTAGGGTGCTTAGCAACGAGTTTTTATACGGTTGAGGCGGACGAGATCGCTGTTGTGCTGATGTTCGGCAAATCCGTCCGGCAAGCCGAACCCGGACTCCACTTCAAGCTGCCGCTCGGTATTGAGAGGGCGATTAACGTGCCTGTCCGTAAAGTTTTCAAAGAGGAATTCGGTTTTCGGACGCTGCGAGCTGGGGTTCGGACGCAGTATGACACCCGCGACTATTCGGAGGAATCCCTCTTATTGTCGGGGGACCTGAGTATCGCTGATGTCGAATGGGTGGTTCAGTATAAAATTAAAGATCCGAAAATGTTCCTGTTCTCTGTGAGGAATCCGCAACGGGCTTTGCGCGACCTTTCAGAATCGGTCATGAGTCGGGTCGTAGGCGATCGGACTGTTACCGAGGTGTTGACTGTCGGTCGTATTGAAATCGCGGCAGAAGTTGAAGAACATCTTCAGCGATTGTTGGATCTCTACCAAACCGGATTAGATGTGGCGACCGTGACCTTGCAGGATGTGAATCCACCGGAAACGGTGAAGTCTGCTTTTAACGCTGTTAACGAGGCGAAACAGGAGAAAGAGCGGTTAATCAACGAGGCGTGGCGCGATTACAACCAATCCGTCCCAAAAGAGAAAGGCGTGGCGGCACAGCGAATTTCGGAGGCACAAGGGTACGCGCTGAAGCGGGTGAACGAAGCGCAAGGCGATGCGGACCGGTTCAAAGCGATTCGCACGGAATATCAGAAGGCGAAAGAGGTTACCCGTCGCCGACTCTATCTGGAGGCGATGCGAGAAGTGTTGCCACAGGTGAAAGAGATTTATGTCATTGACGGTAAAGCCAACGCACCTATCCCACTTTTGCAACTCAAGGAATAAAAACCGTCCGGTAAAATTAGAAGTCGGTGAAGAGGTGTTCGTCTCACAAAAGTTTCCTTTTATAGTAAATCCCGTAATTACCTATACACCAAAGCAAGGGCGAGGATACAATCCTCGCCAGCGGCCGTGGGGCTCTTGTTCACTGACGAACTGTAACATATTTTCGGATTTTACTATAAGAGGGCATTGAAACTTGTAGCCCGTAATGTAATGGAGGGCGGATATACGAAGAAGCACGTTATTCTTCAAACCCGCCTAACCGAACCGCAAGGAAAATTAAAAATATGAAGTCAAAAATAGTTCTCATCCCGTTAATTATCGTTATAGTGCTGGTGTTGCTGGTTGTGTCCGGTGTGTTCTATACCGTCTATGAAGGTGAACAGGTCATCATTACCGAGTTTGGTCGTCCTGTTGGGCAACCGATCGTCACCGCTGGGTTGAAAATAAAAACACCCTTTATTCAGCAGGTGCACCGTTTTGAAAAGCGGGTGCTTGAATGGGATGGATC from Candidatus Poribacteria bacterium includes these protein-coding regions:
- a CDS encoding type I restriction endonuclease, translating into MPTYTEQNFEDHIEAHLNRSGYQSLQSSHYNKSRCLIPNETLKFIQDTQPEVYQRLERQYDADTPDKFLDRVSREIKNRGVLDVLRKGIRDRGCHFKLTYFLPSSGMNPDHQQLYAQNRFSLIRQLKYSEKNEKSLDMTLFLNGLPLVTMELKNSLTGQTVADAEKQYRTDRDRREPLFRFKRCLVHFAVGNEKVSMTTHLQAGGTRFFPFNKDIENPVNPNGHKTAYLWEDILQPDNLIELINNFIHEQETTEKVYDPNSRMVTDKKSRVLVFPRYHQLDVIRQLKEAVIAEKVRNDYLIQHTTGSGKSNSIAWLAHLLTHLYSSLDTTNRIFDSIIVVTDRRVLDRQLQNTIRQVAQVEGVVHAADKNSAQLREFLEFGKDIIISTIQKFSVIAEEIGKLKSKTFAVIIDEAHSSQTGESAKNLRVSLSKGIEKDIEDDDPDEVESDIDAKILEVIEQRRMRDHISYFGFSGTPKNKTLELFGRKNEEGIFVPFHTYSMHQSISEGFTLDVLQNYTTFKRYFELVKSVSEDKEYEKARTLRALTNYVDLQPHSIETKTRIMLEHFTEHTAKTIEGKGRAMLVTPSRLHCVRYKQEFDKQMKEMGLPYGCLVAFSDTVHDTDNGVDYTENGMNKLPPSTSIEHSFKEPQYRILIVASKFQTGFDEPLLQTMYVDKRLDGLQCVQTLSRLNRVAKGKTDTLVLDFVNEPEQIQAAFQQYYQTTTLAEETDPNRLYDLQRQLEAFDLYDEGTIDQFCRIFYDPDQPAELLQGILDRVVGRWSELETDDREEFRSTLQGYIRLYGYISQLITFTDVALEKLYIFSHSLNKKLPKREHPDLQDVLDSVDLDSFRVQRIHEELQLSLEEEDSEVEGFGGDVAPRRDPEQDFLSNIIDTLNSTHHTDFTAEDKVDLASIHQKMHENEELRQVIAGDNTETNKEYKFNQVFDEILLSFVNSRLDLFTKLSQPEINKDLKRQLYQAYLEQSSSSVEATSPSRSS
- the hflK gene encoding FtsH protease activity modulator HflK; this translates as MQDLQDLITRQPYTHLITPKRILFVILGVIVLGCLATSFYTVEADEIAVVLMFGKSVRQAEPGLHFKLPLGIERAINVPVRKVFKEEFGFRTLRAGVRTQYDTRDYSEESLLLSGDLSIADVEWVVQYKIKDPKMFLFSVRNPQRALRDLSESVMSRVVGDRTVTEVLTVGRIEIAAEVEEHLQRLLDLYQTGLDVATVTLQDVNPPETVKSAFNAVNEAKQEKERLINEAWRDYNQSVPKEKGVAAQRISEAQGYALKRVNEAQGDADRFKAIRTEYQKAKEVTRRRLYLEAMREVLPQVKEIYVIDGKANAPIPLLQLKE